ATATGTGAGGGGAAGAGGTTTTCAGGCGACGTTGATGCTCTGGACATTGTGATGCCTGTTGACAATGTCCCTGGCGATCTTCAGGTTGCGACCGTTCTTCCCGATGGCCCTTCCCTTGACCTTAGGGTCGACGGTCACGGTCGCATGTACGATATTGCCCCGGTTCTCGAGCACGACGCTCTGGACATTATAGTTGTAAAAGACGTTCTTTATGAAGGTCTCAGCATCGTCCGAGTACTCGATGACCTG
This genomic window from Methanomassiliicoccales archaeon contains:
- a CDS encoding NusA-like transcription termination signal-binding factor, translating into MVDITFTEDTLRYIRLFEDMTRTRVRDCMETEDKLVFVVDPGQANRAVGKGGENVINLKNRTGKNIQVIEYSDDAETFIKNVFYNYNVQSVVLENRGNIVHATVTVDPKVKGRAIGKNGRNLKIARDIVNRHHNVQSINVA